A portion of the Pedobacter cryoconitis genome contains these proteins:
- a CDS encoding tetratricopeptide repeat protein: MMKKRYLFAVTILMVSSTSAFSQKTQLYIARNSVGKLQAAIANKQDQKAQLSILSEGIKAAEAAEKDRETKKWPETWAIKSYLSSYIAIVDPSQDNSDKYFDLAINAIDSAKRFDKFEDNSGLIKASSYNINIKKQQKGKSAYQAKDFSAAFKYLKEVSDFFPKDTILAVNAALSAEGVKNEDEALAYFKRAKENGIMNAVVFQRMADIYKRKLDNELALKTLQEGLIYNPYNDLLNNDYINLLLDTEKYTEARQVIESTLKVETRSKLLYYLYGYLHQKNTNMGTAELAYNKALDIDRNYFDALYQLGLVYLNLSNDALATPKKDLLAFTSNLNRAEIILSQAHKVNRKDKPTITLLIDIYTRKNRFDRAQELKAQLEEF; this comes from the coding sequence ATGATGAAGAAACGATATTTATTTGCAGTTACTATTTTGATGGTGAGTTCCACTTCAGCGTTTTCCCAAAAGACACAGCTCTATATTGCGAGAAATAGTGTAGGAAAGCTTCAGGCAGCAATTGCAAACAAACAGGATCAAAAAGCACAATTGTCAATACTGTCAGAAGGGATTAAAGCGGCAGAAGCTGCTGAAAAGGATAGAGAAACAAAGAAGTGGCCTGAAACCTGGGCTATCAAATCTTACCTGAGTTCTTATATTGCTATTGTTGACCCGAGTCAGGATAATTCTGATAAATATTTTGATCTGGCTATTAATGCGATAGATTCAGCTAAAAGGTTTGATAAGTTTGAAGATAACTCCGGTCTGATCAAAGCATCAAGCTATAATATAAACATTAAAAAACAGCAGAAAGGAAAATCTGCTTACCAGGCTAAAGATTTCAGCGCTGCGTTTAAATATTTGAAAGAAGTGAGTGATTTCTTTCCTAAAGACACTATTCTGGCTGTTAATGCTGCGCTAAGTGCTGAAGGTGTTAAAAATGAGGATGAAGCGTTAGCGTATTTCAAACGTGCTAAGGAGAACGGGATTATGAATGCAGTGGTATTCCAGCGTATGGCTGACATTTATAAACGTAAGCTGGATAATGAGCTTGCTTTAAAAACGCTGCAGGAGGGACTGATTTACAATCCTTATAATGATTTATTGAACAATGATTATATCAACTTGTTGCTGGATACAGAGAAGTATACTGAAGCGAGACAGGTTATTGAAAGTACATTAAAGGTAGAGACCAGAAGTAAGTTGTTGTATTATCTGTATGGGTATTTGCATCAGAAAAATACAAATATGGGAACCGCCGAGTTAGCTTATAATAAGGCTTTGGATATAGACCGTAATTATTTCGATGCGCTGTATCAGTTAGGTTTAGTTTATCTTAACCTGAGCAATGATGCATTGGCTACTCCTAAAAAGGATCTCCTGGCATTTACTTCTAATCTTAACCGGGCTGAGATCATTTTATCACAGGCACATAAAGTCAATAGAAAAGATAAACCTACGATCACTTTATTAATTGACATTTATACGCGCAAAAACAGATTTGACAGGGCCCAGGAATTGAAAGCTCAGTTAGAGGAGTTTTAA
- a CDS encoding tetratricopeptide repeat protein, with protein MKKVVLSMLLIGAATYANAQKSEVSKAKNTWALASLPGAKTLDETLKSLEDGLKTTDNAIANEKSKIMPEAWSYRALFASRISFVDSLNIANAVAKDKIAEEAIAKAKELDTKGSEKDNIKEAEQTLSNALRNRAIFAYNKKDFKSALQFFNELTVKNPQDTSTFVNAGVTAKQINDYPEMVKNFKKAIDLGSKDSESLYSEIISTEFSQVKDTVAGTALLEAALAKYPENSYFSGMQTDLYIKQGNVAKAQESLAKLIAKDGKNASYQYAMGDTYYKQALDLQGKRNKIDPKKKKEFDEVTLKMKGFIDQALPYYKKAYELDPKMVSALENLKVIYAFKDDKVNYEATKKLLDAQNGTPAAAPKK; from the coding sequence ATGAAAAAAGTAGTTTTAAGTATGCTTTTAATAGGTGCTGCCACCTATGCGAACGCTCAGAAGAGTGAAGTTTCCAAAGCTAAAAATACCTGGGCATTAGCGAGTTTACCTGGTGCAAAAACTTTAGATGAAACCTTAAAATCTCTTGAAGATGGTTTAAAGACTACTGATAATGCTATTGCAAACGAGAAGTCTAAAATTATGCCTGAGGCATGGTCTTACAGAGCATTATTTGCGTCAAGAATTTCATTTGTAGATTCTTTAAATATTGCAAATGCAGTTGCTAAGGATAAAATTGCTGAAGAAGCAATTGCAAAAGCTAAAGAGTTAGATACAAAAGGGAGCGAAAAGGATAACATCAAAGAAGCTGAACAAACTTTATCTAATGCTTTAAGAAACAGAGCTATTTTTGCTTACAATAAAAAAGATTTTAAATCTGCACTTCAGTTTTTCAATGAGTTAACGGTTAAAAATCCTCAGGATACTTCAACTTTTGTAAATGCAGGTGTTACTGCCAAGCAAATCAATGATTATCCTGAAATGGTTAAAAACTTCAAAAAAGCAATTGATTTAGGATCTAAAGATTCTGAATCTTTGTACAGTGAAATCATTTCTACTGAATTCAGCCAGGTGAAAGATACGGTTGCTGGTACTGCTTTATTAGAAGCTGCTTTAGCTAAATATCCTGAGAATTCTTATTTCTCTGGTATGCAGACTGACCTTTATATCAAACAGGGTAATGTTGCTAAAGCTCAGGAATCATTGGCTAAACTAATTGCTAAAGATGGTAAAAACGCTTCATACCAATATGCTATGGGTGATACTTACTACAAACAAGCTTTAGATTTACAAGGAAAAAGAAATAAAATCGATCCTAAAAAGAAAAAGGAATTTGATGAGGTAACGCTTAAAATGAAAGGTTTTATCGATCAGGCATTACCTTACTACAAAAAAGCTTACGAATTAGATCCTAAAATGGTTTCTGCTTTAGAAAACTTAAAAGTTATTTATGCTTTTAAAGATGACAAAGTAAATTATGAGGCTACTAAAAAATTATTAGATGCGCAAAATGGTACACCAGCTGCTGCACCAAAAAAATAA